From the genome of Psychroserpens ponticola, one region includes:
- a CDS encoding sensor histidine kinase — protein sequence MIKKSAYLQILNNTVLRHILFWGLAFIYYLSVSWPYKTNKILLIEVTLFELILQMLIAYSVIYFFIPKLLNRNKKLVFFMCMLVISYLAHLSFSTFISFRWIKETEVLSKSDFFFERITSLSQYLRSIPSYALPMIILVIFGYYKKQKEIANLLEQKRTSELNLLKQQLNPHFLFNTLNNLYILVLEKSDKAAQIVGKLSEILDYILYQCKDKYVPLYKEVKLLENYIVLEKVRYGSRVEVSFEKQIYNDVKIAPLILLNFVENAFKHGVSQEVDKAFISLFISSSEKEIVFKLKNTKPKFYVESLKKDKGNIGMNNTEKQLELLYPNTYNLDIINTEFEYDLELKIQHNGKI from the coding sequence ATGATTAAAAAAAGTGCTTATTTACAGATTCTTAATAATACAGTTCTCAGACATATCTTGTTTTGGGGATTAGCTTTTATCTATTATTTAAGTGTTTCTTGGCCTTATAAGACAAATAAAATACTGTTAATTGAGGTTACATTGTTTGAGTTGATCTTACAAATGTTAATAGCTTATTCTGTGATATATTTCTTTATCCCAAAATTATTGAATAGAAATAAGAAGCTAGTGTTTTTTATGTGCATGCTTGTGATATCATATTTAGCCCATCTTTCTTTTTCTACATTTATAAGTTTTCGATGGATAAAAGAAACAGAAGTGCTTTCTAAATCCGATTTTTTCTTCGAAAGAATAACAAGTTTATCTCAATATTTAAGAAGTATTCCAAGTTATGCTTTACCTATGATAATTTTAGTGATTTTTGGTTATTATAAAAAACAGAAAGAAATCGCAAACCTCTTAGAGCAAAAAAGAACCTCCGAACTTAATTTATTGAAACAACAATTAAATCCACATTTTTTATTTAATACATTAAACAATTTATACATTCTAGTATTAGAAAAGTCTGATAAAGCAGCACAGATAGTTGGCAAGTTGTCAGAGATTTTAGATTATATTTTATATCAATGTAAGGACAAATATGTACCTCTTTATAAGGAAGTGAAATTACTAGAGAATTATATTGTTCTAGAAAAAGTAAGGTATGGAAGTCGAGTTGAAGTGTCTTTTGAAAAACAAATTTATAATGATGTGAAAATTGCGCCATTAATTTTGTTAAACTTTGTTGAAAATGCTTTTAAACATGGAGTAAGTCAGGAAGTAGATAAAGCATTTATCTCGTTGTTTATATCATCTTCAGAAAAGGAAATTGTTTTTAAACTAAAAAATACAAAGCCGAAATTTTATGTGGAAAGTTTAAAGAAAGATAAAGGTAACATTGGAATGAACAATACAGAAAAACAGTTAGAATTATTATATCCTAACACTTACAATTTAGATATAATAAATACTGAATTCGAATATGATTTAGAGCTAAAAATTCAACATAATGGAAAAATATAA
- a CDS encoding serine hydrolase domain-containing protein, which translates to MKSKLLILFLFVITVSFGQTIPKINSLIDAEIKANKVPALAVAVIDSGRVIHISANGLRDVKLNKKANINTPFHIASVSKTVTNMAVFKLVELGKIDLNTNINEYLPFKVKNPYFPNEKITVSLLLKHRSGIKDDIKFYGPHWRNPNGDPTMSLAFLKEYLVPGGNLYNMSHYDSNPNHKSVFKYSNTGIALLGYIVEQISGMSYENFCQKHIFKPMNMKNSSWFLKNLDTSKVAKTYIKNNSKEFVFKGHNGYPDYPGGQLRTSIKDYSTLIAGFINADNNQFILNNETKNLIIPPVSTPHLGYYTWFIKAINNNLYFEHGGGDTGVRTISIIEPTKKRAIIIFANHPYDFDELYRSIEMKMWGE; encoded by the coding sequence ATGAAATCAAAACTTTTAATACTATTTCTTTTTGTCATAACTGTTAGTTTTGGACAAACAATACCAAAAATAAATTCACTAATTGATGCTGAAATTAAAGCAAACAAAGTTCCTGCTTTGGCAGTTGCAGTAATTGATTCTGGAAGAGTTATACATATTAGCGCAAATGGATTACGTGATGTTAAACTTAATAAAAAAGCCAATATTAACACTCCATTTCATATTGCTTCTGTCTCTAAAACAGTTACCAATATGGCTGTATTTAAATTAGTTGAGTTAGGAAAAATCGATTTAAATACAAACATTAATGAATATTTACCTTTTAAAGTGAAAAATCCATATTTTCCTAATGAAAAAATAACCGTTTCTCTGTTATTAAAACACAGAAGTGGCATTAAAGATGATATTAAATTCTATGGACCACATTGGAGAAATCCAAATGGTGACCCAACCATGAGTTTAGCATTCCTAAAAGAATATTTAGTTCCTGGAGGTAATCTATATAATATGAGTCATTATGATAGCAATCCAAACCACAAATCTGTTTTTAAATATTCAAATACAGGAATTGCTCTACTTGGCTACATAGTAGAACAAATATCAGGAATGAGCTATGAAAATTTTTGTCAAAAACATATTTTCAAACCTATGAACATGAAAAATTCAAGCTGGTTTTTAAAAAATTTAGATACAAGTAAAGTTGCCAAAACATATATAAAAAATAATTCAAAAGAATTTGTTTTTAAAGGTCATAATGGATATCCAGACTATCCTGGTGGGCAATTAAGAACTTCTATTAAAGATTATTCTACATTAATAGCAGGTTTTATAAATGCGGATAACAATCAATTTATTTTAAATAATGAAACAAAAAACTTAATTATTCCTCCCGTTAGTACTCCTCATTTGGGATATTACACTTGGTTTATAAAAGCAATTAATAATAATTTATACTTCGAACATGGAGGAGGAGATACAGGTGTTAGAACAATTTCGATTATTGAGCCAACTAAAAAAAGAGCTATCATAATATTTGCTAATCATCCTTATGATTTTGACGAATTATACAGAAGTATTGAAATGAAAATGTGGGGAGAATAA
- a CDS encoding DUF4386 domain-containing protein has product MKSNKTTGRFVGLLFLLIFANGIIVYQFLQGPVLFSDDFLTTTSTNSTKIIISTLLLFLSGITSVVIATILLPIFKKHSIILAFLYLAFCILHFIAISIDNISVLSMLELSLEYSKSGIENSNILNTLGSVFYKKHWWSHYLSLLISCVPVFILYYTLFVTKLIPKIISIVGIIAIILMFIEMLFSLFGQSISMNMLLPIGLIQLILPFWLIFKGLKSHILETEM; this is encoded by the coding sequence ATGAAATCAAATAAAACAACTGGAAGATTTGTAGGCCTATTATTTCTACTCATTTTTGCAAATGGTATTATAGTTTATCAATTTTTACAAGGTCCTGTCCTATTTTCAGATGACTTTCTAACTACCACATCTACAAATTCAACTAAAATCATTATCTCAACTTTACTTTTATTTTTAAGTGGTATAACGTCTGTAGTTATCGCTACAATTTTATTGCCAATATTTAAAAAACATAGTATCATCTTGGCCTTTTTATATTTAGCTTTCTGTATACTACACTTTATAGCTATATCTATTGATAATATTAGTGTTCTATCTATGTTGGAATTAAGTCTAGAATATTCAAAAAGCGGAATTGAAAATTCTAATATTCTAAACACATTAGGAAGTGTGTTTTACAAAAAACATTGGTGGTCACATTACTTAAGTCTACTAATTTCTTGTGTCCCAGTGTTTATATTATACTATACATTATTCGTCACTAAGTTAATTCCAAAAATCATTTCAATTGTTGGAATAATAGCTATAATTCTTATGTTTATTGAAATGTTATTTTCGCTTTTTGGACAAAGTATAAGTATGAATATGCTTCTTCCCATAGGATTAATTCAACTAATACTTCCATTTTGGTTAATTTTTAAAGGATTGAAGTCACACATTTTAGAAACTGAAATGTAA
- a CDS encoding serine hydrolase domain-containing protein: protein MKKKNIIRIILLVGTVVSMFFVPWLLVRAWIFPLPNTVKEQVTKSINYGFDGMIVYVDKAEQPPQYFVSGWHNRESKIPAKPNALFKIASISKLYDAVAVTKLVNDGRLSLDKTIAEYLPELVGRIENSDKITLRLMIQHRSGIPNFTDTPNFWATPTETYEESLALILDKSANFKPGEDYEYCNTNYLLINKIMDDALGYPNFKYIQEEILIPLNLKNTFGSLSEVNIEDVMSGYHVGHPFDLKADEHGMLATAEDVGVFIRALNDGSLFKPNEQEIYASIYEYEHSGWVPGYQSFAKYYKDIDAVVIAFYSTTDPKLYNWNLSEIINNRIAKIIKNKN from the coding sequence ATGAAAAAGAAAAACATAATTAGAATAATATTGTTAGTTGGAACGGTTGTATCAATGTTTTTCGTACCATGGTTGTTGGTCAGAGCGTGGATATTTCCTCTACCAAATACAGTTAAAGAACAAGTAACTAAATCAATTAATTATGGATTTGACGGAATGATTGTTTATGTAGACAAAGCTGAACAACCTCCACAGTATTTTGTTTCTGGTTGGCATAATCGAGAATCTAAGATTCCTGCCAAACCTAACGCACTATTTAAGATTGCAAGCATTAGTAAGTTATATGATGCCGTTGCTGTTACCAAATTAGTAAATGATGGAAGGCTTTCACTAGATAAAACAATCGCTGAGTATTTACCAGAACTTGTAGGAAGAATAGAAAACTCAGACAAAATCACTTTAAGATTAATGATACAGCATAGAAGTGGCATTCCAAATTTCACTGACACTCCTAATTTTTGGGCAACACCTACTGAAACCTATGAAGAAAGTCTTGCATTGATACTCGATAAGTCAGCAAATTTTAAACCAGGTGAAGACTATGAATATTGTAATACAAATTATCTTTTAATCAATAAGATAATGGATGACGCATTAGGTTATCCTAACTTTAAATACATTCAAGAAGAAATCCTAATTCCTCTAAATCTTAAAAACACCTTTGGTTCGCTAAGCGAAGTCAATATAGAGGATGTAATGAGTGGTTATCATGTAGGACATCCTTTTGATTTAAAGGCAGACGAACATGGTATGTTAGCCACTGCAGAAGACGTAGGTGTTTTTATAAGAGCATTGAATGATGGATCATTGTTTAAACCAAATGAACAGGAAATATATGCTTCCATTTATGAGTATGAACATTCAGGATGGGTTCCTGGATACCAAAGTTTTGCAAAATATTACAAAGACATTGATGCGGTTGTTATTGCGTTCTATAGTACAACTGACCCAAAATTATACAATTGGAACTTGTCAGAAATCATAAATAATAGAATTGCAAAAATTATTAAAAATAAAAACTAA
- the bla gene encoding subclass B1 metallo-beta-lactamase translates to MKNKIFILGIITIFISCNSNNTPSDIYHSEHLKIEKITKNLYKHISFLNTQDYGKVPCNGIIYFNNNEAVIFDTPSNDKASAELINWIGKRDIKAIIATHFHIDCLGGLNEFHSKGIKSYAHKLTIKLAKENNKVLPQNGFEKQLEMKVGNEIVLAKHFGEGHTKDNIIAYIESEKAIFGGCLIKEMGSGKGNLEDANIKEWPKTVSKIKDELTELEIVIPGHGKTGNNNLLDYTIELFTEN, encoded by the coding sequence ATGAAAAATAAAATATTCATACTAGGAATCATAACTATCTTCATTAGTTGTAATTCTAATAATACTCCGTCTGATATATATCATTCAGAACATTTAAAGATTGAAAAGATTACCAAAAACCTTTACAAACACATTTCGTTTTTAAATACTCAAGATTATGGAAAAGTTCCTTGTAATGGAATTATATATTTTAATAATAATGAGGCTGTGATTTTTGACACTCCTTCAAATGATAAAGCATCTGCAGAATTAATTAATTGGATTGGAAAAAGAGATATTAAGGCTATTATTGCCACTCATTTTCATATTGATTGTCTAGGTGGATTGAACGAATTTCATTCAAAAGGAATAAAATCTTATGCTCATAAATTAACAATTAAACTGGCAAAGGAAAACAATAAAGTGTTACCTCAAAATGGTTTTGAAAAACAACTTGAAATGAAAGTTGGAAATGAAATAGTACTGGCAAAACATTTTGGAGAAGGACACACGAAAGATAACATCATCGCATATATAGAAAGTGAAAAAGCAATATTTGGTGGATGTTTGATTAAGGAAATGGGATCTGGAAAAGGAAATCTTGAAGATGCAAACATTAAGGAATGGCCAAAAACAGTTTCAAAAATAAAAGATGAATTAACCGAATTAGAAATAGTGATTCCTGGACATGGAAAAACTGGTAATAATAACCTTTTGGATTATACTATTGAACTATTCACTGAAAACTAA
- a CDS encoding toxin-antitoxin system YwqK family antitoxin codes for MNKIILLIIACFSLTTCSLHKEFYESGNLKAKGKISDTLKNGKWKLFHKNGNLFQIGHYSNGNKTGEWKVYHETGELRQIGQFLNNQQNGEWNFYHQNGNHQGIGTLSYGKRIGTWKWYFKNGQLQTERNWNNGKLIEIISCYDGKGNELDKGTFTEGNGTMKIYDIDGNLLNIEHYKNGQYIK; via the coding sequence ATGAATAAAATTATACTTTTAATTATTGCATGTTTTTCTTTAACCACTTGCAGTTTGCATAAGGAATTTTATGAAAGTGGAAATCTGAAAGCTAAAGGAAAAATTTCTGACACTTTAAAAAATGGGAAATGGAAACTTTTTCATAAAAATGGCAATCTATTTCAAATAGGACATTATTCTAATGGAAATAAAACTGGAGAATGGAAAGTCTATCACGAAACCGGAGAATTAAGGCAAATAGGTCAATTTTTAAATAACCAACAAAATGGAGAGTGGAATTTCTATCACCAAAATGGAAATCATCAAGGAATTGGGACACTCTCTTATGGCAAACGAATTGGAACATGGAAATGGTATTTTAAAAATGGCCAACTTCAAACTGAACGTAATTGGAATAACGGAAAGCTCATTGAAATTATTAGCTGTTATGATGGTAAAGGAAATGAATTAGACAAAGGAACATTTACCGAAGGAAATGGTACAATGAAAATATATGATATTGACGGAAATTTACTAAATATTGAGCATTATAAAAATGGACAATACATAAAATAA
- a CDS encoding DUF4253 domain-containing protein, which produces MKKIIYVLILITAVSCLNKNDSKLDVATHIRFNDVDKNGLTIDTKLLSNIKNDLKKTPNKLNREVWNYDKEGNEEHYVLNKGVVFKFVEEQKAHSIFNAYYEQVVKGNNYIFLTNMDFDESYNTYYDIVIIDGSDPFKIIELIGTNGVNYDVYNPDIIKKLKAWDSQINFKFVVIDVSRIHAYIGKLPRDINKFSNEVYEFCPDVIDQGYGTMDEMISDYTENKYFWLWWD; this is translated from the coding sequence ATGAAAAAAATAATTTACGTTCTAATTCTTATTACAGCAGTTTCATGTTTGAATAAAAACGATAGCAAGCTTGATGTTGCAACACATATTAGGTTTAATGATGTGGATAAAAATGGATTAACAATTGATACAAAACTTCTTTCTAATATAAAGAATGATCTCAAAAAAACACCTAATAAATTAAATCGAGAAGTCTGGAATTACGATAAAGAAGGAAATGAAGAACATTACGTTTTGAATAAAGGTGTAGTCTTCAAATTTGTGGAAGAACAAAAAGCCCATTCCATTTTTAATGCATATTATGAGCAAGTTGTTAAAGGCAATAATTACATCTTTCTTACAAATATGGATTTTGACGAATCTTACAATACGTATTATGATATTGTAATTATTGATGGTTCTGATCCATTCAAAATCATTGAATTAATTGGTACTAATGGAGTAAATTATGATGTTTACAATCCAGATATCATCAAAAAATTAAAAGCATGGGATTCGCAAATCAACTTCAAATTTGTTGTTATCGACGTTTCTAGAATTCATGCATATATAGGTAAGCTACCAAGAGACATTAATAAGTTTTCAAATGAAGTTTATGAATTTTGCCCAGATGTAATTGACCAAGGTTATGGCACAATGGATGAAATGATTTCTGACTATACAGAAAATAAATACTTCTGGTTATGGTGGGATTAA
- a CDS encoding bleomycin resistance protein produces MLTDIHPKLPMRNKSITKEFYINKLGFKTFGNTDYDEYLMMEKDQIQLHFFEFKTLDPKENYGQVYIRTDAIDRFYQSVLDSKTPIHPNGPLETKPWGQKEFSILDPDNNLLTFGQSLFVEK; encoded by the coding sequence ATGCTAACTGATATTCATCCGAAATTACCAATGCGTAACAAAAGTATTACGAAAGAATTTTATATAAATAAACTAGGATTTAAAACCTTTGGAAACACTGATTATGATGAGTATTTGATGATGGAAAAAGATCAAATTCAACTTCATTTTTTTGAATTTAAAACACTCGATCCTAAAGAGAATTATGGTCAGGTTTATATTAGAACTGATGCTATTGACCGTTTTTACCAATCCGTATTAGATTCTAAAACACCTATTCACCCAAATGGTCCATTAGAAACAAAACCTTGGGGACAAAAGGAATTTTCTATACTAGATCCAGACAATAATCTGTTGACTTTCGGACAAAGTCTTTTTGTTGAAAAATGA
- a CDS encoding SDR family NAD(P)-dependent oxidoreductase translates to MNKNKLTGKNVLITAGAQGIGESITKHFIDCGANVAIHYFSSADTANKLTEYAASKEQKAIAISGDLTKEVDANVLVQKTVEAFGSLDILINNAGSLVARKMLSEMETEFWNKVMDINLTSMLFVTRAAAPFLKKNNNSSIVNLASLAGRKGGHPGSLAYSTSKGAILTFTRALASELGPNGTRVNAVAPGLILGTSFHNTHTTKESAAATTAGIPIQRAGNADDVARAVLYLASEYDGFITGATLDINGGVYNM, encoded by the coding sequence ATGAATAAAAATAAATTAACTGGAAAAAACGTTCTTATCACTGCTGGAGCACAAGGAATTGGCGAATCAATCACTAAACACTTTATTGATTGTGGTGCCAATGTAGCAATCCACTATTTCTCTAGTGCTGATACTGCTAATAAATTAACAGAATATGCAGCTAGTAAAGAACAAAAGGCAATTGCAATTAGTGGTGACTTAACTAAAGAAGTTGATGCGAATGTATTAGTCCAGAAAACAGTAGAAGCATTTGGTAGTCTAGACATACTCATCAATAATGCAGGTTCACTTGTTGCACGCAAAATGTTGAGCGAAATGGAAACTGAATTCTGGAATAAGGTAATGGACATTAACCTTACATCAATGCTGTTTGTTACGAGAGCAGCAGCACCATTTCTGAAAAAAAACAATAATAGTAGTATTGTTAATTTAGCATCATTAGCAGGACGTAAAGGTGGCCATCCTGGTTCGTTAGCTTATTCTACTAGCAAAGGAGCTATATTAACATTTACTCGCGCACTCGCTTCTGAATTAGGCCCAAATGGCACAAGAGTCAACGCTGTTGCTCCTGGTCTTATACTTGGTACTTCTTTTCACAATACGCATACAACAAAAGAATCAGCAGCAGCAACAACTGCTGGTATTCCTATTCAAAGAGCAGGTAATGCAGATGATGTCGCACGAGCAGTTTTATATTTAGCGTCCGAATATGATGGCTTTATAACTGGTGCTACCTTGGACATTAATGGTGGAGTATACAATATGTAA
- a CDS encoding pyridoxal phosphate-dependent decarboxylase family protein has protein sequence MTENRENQIDINKNEFQKLGYQLIDRIADLIDNIDKKPVTTTKTPSELQNILGHQSLPEKGTAPDELLIKTTHLLFNNSLFNGHPKFLGYITSSAAPLGALADLLAASVNPNVGAHMLSPIATEIEKQTVKWLAEFIGVSPSYGGLLVSGGNMANFTAFLAARTAKAPKSISENGISNSTEKLTIYCSKTTHTWIEKAAILFGLGTKSIRWIPTTSSNKIDEDVLEKTITEDLKNGYKPIMIIGTAGDVSTGTVDNLKNLSTISKTYNLWFHIDGAYGIPAAIIPSLKDIFEGVTEADSIALDPHKWLYSPLEAGCTLVKNPQHLIDTFSSHPEYYNFTSSEGEIAQNYYEFGLQNSRGFRALKVWLTLQHLGRSGYEKLIGEDIELSKLLFHLAEKHDELEPVTQNLSITTFRYIPKHVKMSLDDKNTYLNTLNEKLLNELQTGGEVFLSNAIVNQKYCLRACVVNFRTSKKDIKEIVDIVIREGQKMHIKLSNQNN, from the coding sequence ATGACTGAAAATAGAGAAAATCAAATAGACATTAATAAAAATGAGTTCCAAAAACTGGGCTATCAATTAATTGATAGGATTGCAGATTTAATTGATAACATTGATAAGAAACCTGTAACAACAACTAAAACGCCAAGTGAACTCCAAAACATATTAGGACATCAGTCTTTACCTGAAAAAGGAACCGCTCCAGATGAATTACTAATAAAGACAACCCATTTACTATTCAACAATTCTTTGTTTAATGGTCATCCAAAATTTTTAGGATATATAACATCTTCTGCTGCACCTTTAGGAGCATTAGCCGATTTATTAGCAGCTTCAGTTAATCCAAATGTTGGTGCTCATATGTTAAGTCCAATTGCAACTGAAATCGAAAAGCAAACCGTAAAGTGGTTAGCTGAATTTATTGGTGTATCACCAAGTTATGGAGGTCTATTAGTAAGTGGTGGCAATATGGCGAATTTCACAGCATTTTTAGCAGCAAGGACTGCAAAAGCACCAAAATCAATCAGTGAAAATGGGATTTCAAATTCAACAGAAAAACTGACGATTTACTGCTCAAAAACAACACACACTTGGATTGAAAAAGCGGCTATTCTATTTGGACTAGGAACAAAATCTATTCGATGGATACCAACAACTTCCTCAAATAAAATAGACGAAGATGTTTTAGAAAAAACAATTACTGAAGACCTAAAAAACGGCTATAAACCGATCATGATAATTGGTACAGCTGGAGATGTCAGTACTGGTACAGTTGATAATTTAAAGAACCTTTCAACGATTAGTAAAACCTATAATTTATGGTTTCATATTGATGGAGCTTATGGTATTCCTGCTGCAATTATCCCTTCCTTAAAAGATATATTTGAAGGTGTTACTGAAGCAGATTCTATTGCTCTAGATCCTCATAAATGGCTCTATAGTCCGTTGGAAGCTGGATGTACTCTTGTGAAAAATCCACAGCATTTAATAGACACATTTAGTTCTCATCCTGAATATTACAATTTTACGAGTTCAGAAGGCGAAATTGCTCAAAATTACTATGAATTCGGACTTCAAAATTCTAGAGGATTTAGAGCATTAAAAGTGTGGCTCACTTTACAACACCTTGGTCGAAGTGGCTATGAAAAATTGATTGGTGAAGACATTGAATTATCCAAATTACTTTTTCATTTAGCTGAAAAACATGATGAGCTAGAGCCTGTTACTCAAAATTTAAGCATTACGACATTTAGGTATATTCCAAAACACGTTAAAATGAGTTTAGATGATAAAAACACTTATCTAAATACCTTGAATGAAAAACTATTAAATGAATTACAAACTGGTGGCGAAGTATTTCTTTCAAATGCAATCGTAAATCAAAAATACTGTTTAAGAGCTTGTGTTGTGAATTTCAGAACTTCAAAAAAAGACATAAAAGAAATTGTAGACATCGTTATAAGAGAAGGTCAAAAGATGCATATTAAATTATCCAATCAAAATAACTAA
- a CDS encoding ArsR/SmtB family transcription factor, which produces MKRSLEHIEYKKDTEALAKFAKALSHPTRVAILKHLENQSCCFTGDLVDVFPLAQSTISQHLKELKNAGLIQGELKPPKIKYCINQDKWNIAKSLFQQFFD; this is translated from the coding sequence TTGAAAAGAAGTTTAGAACATATAGAATATAAAAAAGATACAGAAGCCTTAGCCAAATTTGCCAAAGCTTTGAGTCATCCAACGCGTGTTGCAATTTTAAAGCATCTTGAAAATCAATCCTGTTGTTTTACAGGCGATTTAGTAGATGTTTTTCCATTGGCTCAATCTACAATTTCTCAACATCTAAAAGAACTAAAAAACGCTGGTCTCATTCAAGGAGAATTAAAACCACCAAAAATAAAATACTGTATCAATCAAGACAAATGGAACATTGCAAAATCATTATTTCAGCAGTTTTTTGATTGA
- a CDS encoding thioredoxin family protein, whose protein sequence is MSRIIKILGTGCPKCQSMTAIVKDVVSENNIDATLEKIEDIMEIMTFSVMTTPALVIDDVITIKGRVPSKEEVLALLN, encoded by the coding sequence ATGAGTAGAATAATTAAAATTTTAGGAACAGGTTGTCCAAAGTGTCAATCTATGACAGCTATTGTGAAAGATGTTGTTTCAGAAAACAACATTGATGCAACCCTAGAAAAAATTGAGGATATAATGGAAATCATGACATTCAGCGTAATGACAACACCTGCTTTAGTAATTGATGATGTGATTACAATAAAAGGAAGAGTACCATCAAAAGAAGAAGTTTTAGCACTGTTAAACTAA
- a CDS encoding OsmC family protein has product MRYQIKASSTANQDAIIHVKQSNIDFGTTSITSEILPNPAELFLSSFAACMLKNVERFSGMMKFSYTKATLEVNATRHENPPRMDHIKYHLTLFSDDKKLNTTLLKKNIEKFGTIYNTIKRSCTISGTISTISHV; this is encoded by the coding sequence ATGAGATATCAAATTAAAGCATCATCTACTGCAAATCAAGATGCAATTATTCATGTAAAACAATCCAATATAGATTTTGGAACAACTTCAATTACGTCTGAAATCTTACCAAATCCTGCTGAATTATTCTTGAGTTCATTTGCGGCTTGTATGCTTAAAAATGTGGAACGTTTTTCGGGTATGATGAAATTTTCCTATACAAAAGCCACTCTTGAGGTTAATGCTACACGTCATGAAAATCCTCCAAGAATGGATCATATCAAATACCATTTGACCCTATTTAGCGACGACAAAAAATTAAACACGACCTTACTAAAAAAGAATATTGAAAAGTTTGGAACGATTTACAATACTATAAAACGGTCTTGCACAATTTCTGGTACGATTAGCACAATAAGTCATGTTTGA
- a CDS encoding permease, translating into MFDWIQNIADWLVYDLLNLNKGQHLAEALNFFIYDSTKILILLFVVIFFMGIVNSYFPIDKVKNYLSRNKLYGLEYLMASLFGVVTPFCSCSSVPLFIGFVRGGIPLGVTFSFLITSPLVNEVAIGLFIGLFGIKTTIIYIISGILLGTISGVILQKLKLESYLTPWAKEVLENAQKDQDAFIAENQTLKQRLPIIWDEVINILKGIVPYVIVGIAIGGLMHGYIPEGFFEKHMDKDNLFAVPIATILAIPMYSNASGILPVVQVLVSKGIPLGTAISFMMGVVGLSLPEALLLKKVMTIKLIAIFFSVVTLCIIISGYVFNMLL; encoded by the coding sequence ATGTTTGATTGGATACAAAATATTGCTGATTGGTTGGTATATGATCTATTAAATTTAAATAAAGGACAGCATTTAGCAGAAGCGTTAAACTTCTTTATTTATGACTCAACAAAGATTTTAATTTTACTGTTTGTCGTTATCTTTTTTATGGGAATAGTTAACAGTTATTTCCCAATAGATAAAGTCAAAAATTACCTTTCCAGAAACAAATTATATGGATTAGAATACCTCATGGCTAGCCTTTTTGGTGTCGTAACGCCTTTCTGTTCTTGCTCGTCAGTTCCTTTGTTTATTGGTTTTGTAAGAGGCGGTATTCCTTTAGGTGTTACGTTTTCATTTTTAATTACTTCACCTTTGGTTAATGAAGTTGCAATAGGACTCTTCATTGGCTTATTCGGAATAAAAACCACAATTATCTATATCATAAGCGGTATTTTATTAGGTACTATTTCTGGCGTAATTCTTCAAAAATTAAAATTAGAATCTTATTTAACTCCTTGGGCAAAAGAAGTGTTAGAAAATGCACAAAAAGACCAAGATGCATTTATTGCCGAAAATCAAACTTTAAAACAGAGATTGCCTATCATTTGGGATGAAGTCATAAACATTCTAAAAGGTATTGTGCCTTATGTCATTGTAGGTATCGCTATTGGAGGATTGATGCATGGTTATATTCCTGAAGGTTTTTTTGAAAAACATATGGACAAAGACAATCTTTTTGCAGTTCCTATTGCTACTATTTTAGCAATTCCAATGTACTCAAATGCATCAGGAATACTTCCAGTCGTTCAAGTGCTAGTATCAAAAGGAATTCCATTAGGTACAGCAATCTCTTTTATGATGGGAGTTGTTGGCTTGTCTTTACCTGAAGCATTACTTTTAAAGAAGGTAATGACCATAAAACTAATTGCTATCTTTTTTAGTGTTGTAACTCTCTGTATCATCATTTCAGGATATGTATTCAACATGTTATTATAA